Proteins from one Archocentrus centrarchus isolate MPI-CPG fArcCen1 chromosome 8, fArcCen1, whole genome shotgun sequence genomic window:
- the kcna7 gene encoding potassium voltage-gated channel subfamily A member 7, translating to MNNQDKTGGTDGGGGKTKDKQNPEKVGDEDKQAKNRQNKLDKEKEPKDNARRENGRPCQWRSGWGMTERLAINVSGLRYETQLRTLAQFPDSLLGDPRRRIRYFDPLRNELFLDRNRICFDAILYFYQSGGRLRRPANVPLDMFLEELRFYELGEEIIDRFKEDEGFPKEEERPLPEKKWQQKIWMLFEYPESSSGARIIAIISVLVIVISILIFCLETLPEFRNEKERREQYTIAPHPTIPNETILIPPGFTPFQDPFFIVETICIIWFSFELIMRFISAPSKMHFFKDIMNIIDFFAILPYFVTVGTELAKDKGTQPSVSLALIRVIRLVRVFRIFKLSRHSKGLQILGQTLKASLRELALLIFFLFIGVILFSSAVYFTEVDGTGTNFKSIPESFWWAVVTMTTVGYGDMFPETVAGKLVGSMCAIAGVLTISLPVPVIVSNFSYFYHREMECEDTRVYHHISTSLWEKDGEADEDEEDEDGMDEGPDYMGDYTLLYGQDRAICTPLNGTLLAEICAGKAAGDQKEMKLFFKEPRVTQV from the exons ATGAACAATCAGGATAAGACGGGAGGTACTGATGGAGGTGGAGGCAAGACAAAAGATAAACAAAACCCTGAAAAAGTTGGTGATGAAGATAAGCAGGCTAAAAACAGGCAAAACAAGCTGGATAAGGAGAAGGAGCCGAAGGACAATGCCAGGAGGGAGAACGGACGGCCGTGTCAGTGGAGGAGCGGCTGGGGTATGACAGAGCGTCTGGCCATCAACGTGTCAGGGCTGCGTTACGAGACCCAGCTGCGCACCCTTGCTCAGTTCCCAGACTCCCTGCTGGGTGACCCCCGGCGTCGCATTCGCTACTTTGACCCTCTGCGTAACGAACTCTTCTTGGACAGAAACCGCATCTGCTTCGATGCCATCCTCTACTTCTACCAATCAGGTGGGAGGCTGCGGAGGCCTGCCAACGTCCCCTTGGACATGTTCCTGGAGGAGCTGCGGTTCTACGAACTTGGAGAGGAGATCATCGATCGCTTCAAAGAGGATGAAGGGTTCCCCAAGGAGGAGGAGCGACCTTTACCTGAAAAAAAGTGGCAGCAGAAAATCTGGATGCTGTTTGAGTATCCCGAGTCTTCCAGTGGAGCCCGGATCATCGCTATCATCAGTGTCCTGGTCATCGTGATCTCCATTCTCATCTTCTGCCTGGAGACTCTTCCTGAGTTCAGAAATGAGAAGGAACGGAGGGAG CAATACACCATCGCTCCTCACCCCACCATCCCAAATGAAACCATCTTGATCCCACCTGGATTCACTCCCTTCCAGGACCCATTCTTCATAGTAGAGACAATCTGCATCATCTGGTTCTCATTTGAACTCATCATGCGCTTCATTAGTGCTCCCAGCAAGATGCACTTTTTCAAAGACATCATGAACATCATCGACTTCTTCGCCATCTTGCCTTATTTTGTAACTGTGGGCACAGAGCTAGCAAAAGACAAAGGGACGCAGCCCTCCGTGTCTCTGGCTCTCATCAGAGTGATCAGGCTGGTGAGAGTCTTCAGGATATTCAAGCTCTCTCGTCACTCCAAGGGCCTCCAGATCCTGGGCCAGACGCTGAAGGCCAGCCTGAGGGAGCTCGCCCtgctcatcttcttcctcttcattgGTGTCATACTCTTTTCTAGTGCTGTCTATTTCACTGAAGTTGATGGTACTGGAACAAACTTCAAAAGCATACCTGAGTCCTTCTGGTGGGCAGTCGTGACCATGACTACAGTCGGGTATGGGGACATGTTTCCGGAGACGGTTGCAGGAAAGCTAGTGGGCTCCATGTGTGCTATTGCCGGAGTGCTCACCATCTCTTTGCCTGTGCCTGTCATTGTGTCCAACTTCAGCTACTTCTACCACAGAGAGATGGAGTGTGAGGACACCAGGGTGTACCACCATATCTCCACGTCACTCTGGGAAAAGGATGGGGAGgctgatgaagatgaggaggatgaggatggaaTGGATGAGGGGCCCGATTATATGGGAGATTACACACTCCTGTATGGGCAGGACCGGGCTATTTGCACTCCACTTAATGGGACTCTTCTGGCTGAAATTTGTGCAGGAAAAGCAGCTGGGGATCAGAAAgagatgaaattattttttaaggaACCTAGGGTCACTCAGGTCTGA